One Penicillium oxalicum strain HP7-1 chromosome III, whole genome shotgun sequence genomic region harbors:
- a CDS encoding Copper amine oxidase 1, whose protein sequence is MPNPHPFDPLSPGEIAQAAAIVRRELAGKDLNFRVITLQEPPKQEMILFLEAARQGQDYAPPVRAACVQVTLMGDSKSNVMVELTVNLTSGSVIKREDLPGKHPFIDSAYMQAAEKACRADPRIEAEIQKLGLPKDAEVVVEPWAYATDGMNNMSERTTMCWFYMRLLRHPDANFYAYPLDLCAEVSEQLQVTKIYHLPSSEGERVRSDARPYDHDKIHAAELSEYHPHLRPPPRTTTKPYQVVQPEGPSFQVDGNLLSWEKWTMRAGFNYREGLTLHDVRYSGRSLFYRLALSEMFVPYGDPRMPYPRKGAFDLGNDGAGINANNLKLGCDCLGTIKYFDAWHNTAQGEPLKLPNVVCCHEQDDGILWKHTNHRTQNAVVTRSRILVLQTIITVSNYEYIFAFHFGQDASVHYEVRATGILSTCPINEGDKVSYGTVVAPGVLAPYHQHLFSLRIDPAIDGYANSLQVEESVPLPINDLNIHNPFGVGYTTKSKIISTEGGHDLDFMSNRTFKIINENKMNPVTGSPVGFKLMPCYSQLLLAHPQSYHARRSEFGSHAVWVTRYQDDELYPSGRHTMQSLGGEGIGSVIAQRAGDPVASNVRNEDIVIWHTFGSTHNPRIEDWPVMPSEKMVVGLKPINFFAGNPGLDVAVSTQETNRSVLADDNKQCHSGACSRL, encoded by the exons ATGCCGAACCCTCATCCTTTCGACCCGCTCTCCCCGGGAGAAATTGCACAG GCCGCGGCCATCGTTCGTAGAGAGCTGGCCGGAAAAGACCTCAATTTTCGAGTCATCACTCTACAGGAACCGCCCAAGCAGGAAATGATCCTGTTCTTAGAGGCAGCGCGGCAGGGACAAGACTATGCACCTCCAGTACGAGCCGCTTGTGTTCAGGTGACCTTGATGGGAGACTCCAAGTCGAATGTCATGGTTGAGCTGACGGTCAATCTCACGTCTGGATCCGTGATCAAAAGAGAGGATCTACCGGGGAAGCATCCCTTTATTGATTCCGCATACATGCAAGCCGCTGAAAAGGCTTGCCGAGCTGATCCCCGAATTGAAGCAGAGATCCAGAAGCTCGGGCTTCCAAAGGACGCCGAGGTGGTCGTTGAGCCATGGGCATACGCGACCGATGGAATGAATAATATGTCGGAGCGAACGACAATG TGTTGGTTTTACATGCGTCTTCTCCGCCATCCGGATGCCAATTTCTATGCGTATCCACTTGACTTGTGTGCCGAAGTCTCAGAGCAGTTGCAGGTCACCAAGATCTATCATCTACCTTCTTCAGAAGGGGAACGTGTGCGCTCGGACGCTCGACCGTATGACCATGACAAGATTCACGCTGCAGAGCTCAGTGAATATCATCCTCATTTGAGACCCCCACCGCGAACAACGACGAAACCATATCAGGTTGTCCAGCCCGAGGGTCCCTCTTTCCAGGTGGATGGAAATCTGCTGAGCTGGGAGAAATGGACGATGCGTGCAGGCTTTAATTATCGAGAGGGTCTCACGCTACACGACGTTCGATATAGTGGACGAAGCCTCTTCTACCGTCTGGCCTTATCAGAAATGTTTGTCCCATATGGTGATCCCCGAATGCCCTACCCGCGCAAAGGAGCGTTTGACCTAGGCAACGACGGGGCAGGAATCAATGCCAATAATTTGAAACTGGGCTGTGACTGCTTGGGCACGATCAAGTACTTCGATGCCTGGCATAATACGGCACAGGGTGAGCCACTCAAGCTGCCGAATGTCGTGTGTTGCCACGAACAGGACGACGGGATCCTCTGGAAGCACACCAATCATCGGACACAGAACGCGGTGGTGACTCGATCGCGGATCCTTGTATTGCAGACGATCATCACGGTCAGCAATTACGAGTATATCTTCGCCTTCCATTTTGGCCAAGATGCCTCGGTCCATTACGAAGTCCGGGCCACAGGGATCCTCTCCACTTGTCCCATCAACGAGGGAGACAAAGTTAGCTACGGCACGGTTGTCGCACCAGGTGTACTGGCACCCTATCACCAGCATCTCTTCTCACTTCGCATTGACCCGGCCATCGACGGATATGCAAACTCGCTGCAGGTCGAGGAATCGGTTCCCTTGCCCATTAATGATTTAAATATCCACAACCCCTTTGGAGTTGGCTACACCACCAAGTCAAAAATCATCTCCACCGAGGGGGGCCATGACCTGGACTTTATGAGCAATCGCAccttcaagatcatcaacGAGAATAAAATGAATCCCGTCACGGGGTCACCAGTGGGCTTCAAACTGATGCCATGCTACAGCCAGCTGCTGCTCGCACACCCGCAGTCATACCACGCACGACGCTCCGAATTTGGAAGTCATGCAGTCTGGGTGACCCGTTACCAGGATGATGAGCTATACCCATCAGGTCGTCACACGATGCAGTCTCTTGGTGGAGAGGGGATCGGCTCAGTGATTGCGCAGCGCGCAGGAGATCCCGTGGCATCGAATGTGCGAAACGAAGACATCGTGATATGGCACACCTTTGGATCGACGCATAATCCACGCATTGAAGATTGGCCCGTCATGCCCTCTGAGAAGATGGTGGTTGGTCTGAAACCCATCAATTTCTTCGCGGGTAATCCAGGGCTGGATGTCGCCGTCTCAACACAGGAGACCAACCGAAGCGTGTTGGCGGATGACAACAAGCAGTGTCATTCCGGTGCATGTTCACGCCTGTAA
- a CDS encoding Peptidoglycan deacetylase — MSFLAIEGYHVLITGAAGGIGQEALKEFLDQGCKVTAHDLRPVHAPSSATQSNFYSVTGDISSESSVASCIKSAVEHFGPINILIANAGITDESSEYNIWEIPLDVWEKTYNTNIRGTFLTIKHFLQSAVEAQAAAGHTELENLAIVITGSETGKFGQAAHSEYASGKAGLQYGLVRSVKNEIVKINSRARINAVAPGWVDTPMITGRLDDPKEMWNEAQATVSLKKIARPQDVARTMAFLASHRAAGHITGQCLSVDGGMEGRVIWRANEVLGKVSPAHSSTAVTIPAPAAAPKRRRIQILLSVDFDAVSGFLGTGASESNSLSDYSSGYFAAQVGVPRLLRLFKKHGISSKVTWFVPGHSMESFPNETKAIVESGAEVGCHGYSHEGANQMTEAQERDVIAKCVQLATDLTGKKPRGWRAPLYLLREHTVKVLEEHGFLYDTSLTHHDSALYFLPQLPPIKPIDFSPSQPATTWMKPLASPGPRTEKTLVEIPCNWYMEDMTPMQFIPAAPNSHGFVSPTAIEENWKSRFDFLYNETEDFVFPLILHPDTSGMAHVIGMIDRMISWLKQKGEEVEFVTFENCATEWKARQQKLSE, encoded by the exons ATGAGTTTCCTCGCCATCGAAGGGTATCATGTATTGATCACCGGGGCAGCCGGTGGTATTGGTCAAGAAGCGCTGAAAGAATTCCTTG ACCAAGGATGCAAAGTCACGGCGCATGACCTTCGCCCGGTGCATGCTCCTTCATCTGCCACCCAATCCAACTTCTACTCCGTCACCGGAGATATCTCGTCTGAGTCCTCGGTAGCCTCCTGCATCAAGTCGGCCGTAGAGCATTTCGGCCCAATCAACATCTTGATTGCCAACGCTGGGATCACTGACGAATCGTCCGAATACAACATTTGGGAGATTCCATTGGATGTCTGGGAAAAGACGTACAATACGAACATTAGAGGCACCTTCTTGACGATCAAACATTTCTTGCAAAGTGCCGTTGAGGCGCAGGCTGCTGCGGGTCACACCGAACTGGAAAATCTGGCGATTGTTATCACGGGATCTGAGACGGGCAAGTTTGGTCAAGCGGCACATAGCGAGTACGCTTCCGGCAAAGCTGGTCTTCAGTATGGGCTGGTGCGCAGCGTCAAGAATGAGATTGTCAAGATCAACTCAAGAGCGCGCATCAATGCTGTGGCCCCCGGTTGGGTCGATACACCCATGATTACCGGGCGACTGGACGATCCGAAGGAGATGTGGAACGAGGCTCAGGCCACGGTTTCTCTCAAGAAGATCGCACGGCCCCAGGATGTCGCGCGGACGATGGCTTTTCTTGCCAGTCATCGAGCCGCGGGGCATATTACCGGGCAATGCCTCTCTGTTGACGGAGGGATGGAGGGCCGTGTGATTTGGAGAGCGAACGAAGTGCTCGGAAAGGTCTCACCGGCGCATTCATCGACGGCGGTGACGATCCCTGCACCGGCTGCGGCCCCAAAGCGCCGTCGCATTCAGATTCTCCTCTCGGTAGATTTTGATGCGGTTTCCGGATTCCTGGGAACCGGAGCTTCAGAAAGCAACAGTCTCTCTGATTACAGCAGTGGGTATTTTGCTGCTCAGGTGGGAGTACCACGCCTGCTACGACTCTTCAAAAAGCACGGCATCTCCTCCAAAGTCACCTGGTTTGTGCCGGGTCACTCGATGGAGTCGTTCCCCAACGAGACCAAGGCGATTGTTGAATCCGGCGCCGAGGTAGGATGTCATGGATACTCCCATGAAGGCGCCAACCAGATGACCGAGGCACAGGAACGGGACGTGATTGCCAAGTGTGTTCAGCTGGCGACCGACTTGACTGGGAAAAAGCCTCGCGGATGGAGAGCACCTCTCTATCTGCTGAGGGAGCACACAGTGAAGGTGCTGGAGGAGCATGGATTTCTCTACG ATACGTCGCTCACCCATCATGACTCGGCTCTCTACTTCCTTCCCCAACTGCCACCGATCAAGCCTATCGACTTTTCCCCTTCGCAACCTGCAACCACGTGGATGAAACCACTTGCTTCTCCGGGTCCGCGAACAGAAAAGACCCTGGTGGAGATTCCTTGCAATTGGTACATGGAGGACATGACCCCCATGCAGTTCATTCCTGCAGCGCCCAACTCCCATGGATTCGTCAGCCCCACGGCCATTGAGGAGAACTGGAAATCCCGGTTTGACTTTTTATACAATGAGACCGAGGACTTTGTTTTCCCTCTGATTCTGCATCCGGATACCAGTGGAATGGCTCACGTGATCGGTATGATTGACCGAATGATCAGCTGGTTGAAgcagaagggggaggaggtggaaTTTGTGACATTTGAAAATTGCGCCACGGAGTGGAAGGCTCGACAGCAGAAGCTTAGCGAGTAG
- a CDS encoding Developmental and secondary metabolism regulator veA gives MATRPVSMASKNETTQSVSRITREGKKLTYTLSVMQQPERARACGAGAKSSADRRPVDPPPVVELRIFESDPTNDAQKTDITFAYNANFFLYATLDSVRHMAAMRGSAAPSTSVPVLTGVPVAGVAYLDRPSQAGYFIFPDLSVRHEGRFRLSFHLYEEIKDVKDADQDANTPLPSQAPRSASAQLLSPQSYLHFRLEVQSLPFTVYSAKKFPGLATSTSLSRIIAEQGCRVRIRRDVRMRRRGDKREEDYEYDEGSANVYPRSDRYTTPDRYVAQTVERPRSNSNGSVLESPYGYGGEVKRRPSGSEYGFQCPPQPYHRPMPPAPMPHTQTPSYQSHLSFGSAPSQYPAPHMPPTPPPPVAPSASYSPHAVYANMRHPSVATDMDGTSAAYPMANSVPEPNGYPKNTITSYRVEPPKMQQQYLVPEVPQYQSISQGMTSTVSATTLGHPAYPPPSYKQMPAEYVNLDSAVDTGSPGQGYDAVSGKRMLYHSGSLAGKRTHEDSFGIDERPMQNGMRPDMDPYPSAYRDFSAESRAALMAELGADMAYKRANGRMVMKAPPTVQ, from the exons ATGGCGACCCGACCAGTCTCCATGGCGTCCAAGAACGAGACCACCCAGTCGGTGAGCCGGATCACTCGCGAGGGGAAGAAGCTCACATACACATTAAGTGTAATGCAACAACCTGAGCGCGCCCGAGCCTGCGGTGCCGGTGCCAAGT CTTCAGCCGACCGCCGCCCGGTCGATCCTCCTCCCGTCGTCGAACTACGCATCTTCGAATCAGATCCGACTAATGACGCGCAGAAGACGGACATCACCTTTGCCTATAATgccaatttcttcctctACGCCACTTTGGACTCGGTGCGCCACATGGCTGCGATGCGAGGCAGCGCCGCGCCGTCCACCTCGGTTCCAGTGCTGACGGGTGTGCCAGTCGCTGGAGTTGCCTATCTGGACCGACCCTCTCAGGCCGGCTACTTCATCTTCCCTGACCTTTCGGTTCGCCATGAGGGCCGGTTCCGTCTCAGTTTCCATCTCTACGAGGAGATCAAAGACGTTAAAGATGCCGACCAAGATGCGAACACGCCGTTGCCAAGCCAAGCGCCCCGTTCGGCCTCCGCCCAGTTGTTGTCCCCCCAGAGTTACCTGCATTTCCGCCTGGAAGTGCAATCGCTTCCGTTCACCGTATACAGTGCCAAGAAGTTCCCAGGCCTCGCCACAAGCACTTCTTTGAGCCGCATAATCGCGGAGCAAGGATGTCGGGTCCGTATCAGGCGCGACGTCCGTATGAGACGTCGCGGGGACAAGCGAGAGGAAGACTATGAGTACGACGAGGGGAGCGCGAACGTGTATCCGCGGTCTGACCGATATACTACTCCCGACCGATACGTCGCGCAAACCGTCGAACGACCTCGCTCCAACAGCAATGGCAGTGTGTTGGAATCCCCATATGGGTACGGAGGCGAGGTCAAACGGCGGCCTTCAGGTTCAGAATATGGCTTCCAGTGTCCTCCGCAGCCCTATCACCGTCCGATGCCACCTGCCCCGATGCCTCATACCCAGACACCCAGCTATCAatctcatctctctttcggCTCTGCCCCCTCTCAATACCCTGCTCCACACATGCCTCCcacgccgccgccgcccgtGGCGCCATCGGCCAGTTACTCGCCTCATGCCGTCTACGCCAATATGCGCCACCCCTCCGTGGCCACCGATATGGACGGGACGTCCGCAGCCTATCCCATGGCAAACTCAGTACCTGAACCAAATGGTTACCCTAAGAACACCATCACTTCCTACCGAGTGGAGCCACCGAAGATGCAGCAACAATACCTGGTGCCCGAGGTCCCTCAGTATCAGTCAATCTCACAGGGTATGACGTCCACAGTCTCGGCGACAACGCTTGGTCACCCGGCATACCCACCACCAAGCTACAAACAGATGCCGGCGGAATATGTTAATTTGGACTCTGCAGTTGATACAGGCTCACCTGGCCAGGGATATGACGCTGTCTCGGGCAAGCGGATGCTCTATCACTCCGGATCGCTCGCGGGCAAGCGCACACACGAGGATTCCTTTGGCATTGATGAACGGCCCATGCAGAATGGAATGCGTCCAGACATGGATCCCTATCCCAGTGCCTATCGCGACTTCTCCGCAGAGAGCCGTGCTGCACTGATGGCTGAGCTGGGCGCCGACATGGCTTATAAGCGGGCCAACGGACGGATGGTCATGAAGGCTCCGCCCACAGTCCAGTGA